In the genome of Christensenella timonensis, one region contains:
- the pyrR gene encoding bifunctional pyr operon transcriptional regulator/uracil phosphoribosyltransferase PyrR has product MESVKKTTIMDKETMQRTLKRIAHQIIENTDGADGLYMIGIQRRGVTIAKRIASYIKEFEGVDIPLGTLDITFYRDDLSKDSEQPVVGATHIDFDVTDKKIVLVDDVLYTGRTARAAMDAIMDMGRPNCIKFAVLVDRGHRELPIRADFVGKNVPTATHEIVSVKVDEFDGGESVDICDSKTGM; this is encoded by the coding sequence ATGGAAAGCGTAAAGAAAACAACGATCATGGACAAGGAAACGATGCAGCGCACCTTAAAGCGCATCGCACACCAGATCATTGAAAATACGGACGGTGCGGACGGCCTGTATATGATCGGCATCCAGCGCCGCGGCGTTACCATTGCAAAGCGTATCGCTTCGTATATCAAAGAGTTTGAAGGGGTGGATATCCCTTTGGGGACGCTCGATATCACGTTTTACAGGGACGACCTCTCAAAGGATTCGGAGCAGCCGGTCGTGGGCGCGACGCACATCGATTTTGATGTTACGGATAAAAAGATCGTGCTGGTGGACGATGTGCTCTATACGGGACGTACGGCGCGCGCGGCGATGGACGCGATTATGGACATGGGACGCCCGAACTGCATCAAATTTGCGGTGCTTGTGGATCGCGGACACCGTGAATTGCCCATCCGCGCAGACTTTGTGGGGAAAAACGTACCGACGGCGACGCATGAGATCGTTTCCGTCAAAGTAGATGAATTCGACGGCGGGGAAAGCGTCGACATTTGCGACTCGAAAACAGGTATGTGA
- a CDS encoding RluA family pseudouridine synthase produces the protein MTDSHKVIAGEPCARLDSFLAGAFPQYTRSYLKQLIMDGGVLLNEKPAKASMKVKAGDEIVLDVPRRQATDILPEDIPLTIVYQDEDIAVVNKAQGMVTHPAPGNYTGTLVNALLYQLEDLSGINGELRPGIVHRLDKDTSGLLVVAKNDEAHKSLSTQIEEKTASRVYQALVYGNIKADEGVITTQIGRDPRDRKKMAVLRSGGREAVTQYKVLARYEGYTLVECTLKTGRTHQIRVHLKHLGFPVVGDPVYTKKKDKFGLRGQLLHACKLGLTHPRTGERMEFSAPLPDYFENVLRSLKKI, from the coding sequence ATGACGGACAGTCATAAGGTCATTGCCGGGGAGCCTTGCGCGCGGCTTGATTCTTTTCTTGCAGGGGCATTTCCGCAATATACACGTTCCTACTTAAAGCAGCTGATCATGGACGGCGGTGTCTTGCTGAATGAAAAACCGGCGAAAGCAAGCATGAAGGTAAAGGCCGGGGACGAAATTGTGCTCGACGTACCAAGGCGGCAGGCAACCGATATCCTGCCGGAAGATATTCCGCTTACGATCGTCTACCAGGATGAGGACATCGCGGTGGTCAACAAAGCGCAGGGCATGGTGACGCATCCTGCACCGGGCAACTACACGGGAACGCTTGTCAACGCCCTTTTATACCAGCTGGAAGATTTATCAGGCATCAATGGGGAGCTCCGGCCGGGTATTGTGCACAGGTTGGACAAGGATACCTCCGGGCTTTTGGTGGTGGCAAAAAACGACGAAGCACACAAATCCTTGAGCACGCAGATCGAAGAAAAAACAGCCAGCCGCGTTTATCAGGCGCTTGTGTACGGCAATATCAAGGCCGATGAGGGCGTGATCACGACGCAGATCGGACGCGACCCGCGCGACCGGAAGAAAATGGCGGTACTGCGCAGCGGCGGGCGCGAAGCGGTCACGCAGTACAAGGTGCTTGCGCGCTACGAAGGATATACACTGGTGGAATGCACGCTCAAAACGGGGCGGACACACCAGATACGCGTCCACTTAAAGCATCTTGGTTTTCCTGTGGTGGGCGACCCCGTCTACACAAAAAAGAAAGACAAGTTCGGCCTGCGCGGGCAGCTGCTGCACGCCTGCAAGCTGGGGCTTACCCATCCGCGGACGGGGGAACGGATGGAGTTTTCGGCTCCCCTCCCGGATTATTTTGAAAATGTACTTCGTTCGCTCAAAAAAATATGA
- the lspA gene encoding signal peptidase II: protein MIYVLLIAAIVAGDQVVKMVVASTMAVGQSFPLIPGFANITYMQNTGAAFSLFSDATWVLALLSGVMAVVVICILFKYKKKFKSNLFNLAMAFIAGGAIGNLIDRVAHGYVIDMLEFDFVNFAIFNVADSFVCIGAVMLGIFVIWFWDKHKKAEKADDGQS from the coding sequence ATGATTTATGTGTTGTTGATTGCCGCGATCGTAGCGGGAGACCAGGTCGTAAAGATGGTTGTGGCCTCCACCATGGCGGTAGGCCAGTCCTTTCCCCTAATCCCGGGGTTTGCCAATATCACCTATATGCAAAATACGGGTGCAGCCTTCAGCTTGTTTTCGGACGCTACCTGGGTGCTCGCCCTTTTGTCGGGCGTGATGGCGGTGGTCGTGATCTGCATTTTATTCAAATATAAAAAGAAATTCAAATCCAACTTGTTCAACCTGGCGATGGCCTTCATCGCGGGCGGCGCGATCGGCAACCTGATCGACCGCGTGGCGCATGGATATGTGATCGATATGCTGGAATTCGATTTTGTCAACTTCGCGATCTTCAACGTGGCGGATTCCTTTGTCTGCATCGGCGCGGTCATGCTGGGTATCTTCGTGATATGGTTCTGGGACAAACATAAAAAGGCGGAGAAGGCAGATGACGGACAGTCATAA
- a CDS encoding DivIVA domain-containing protein yields the protein MNITPKDILEKEFGKKFNGYDPEQVDEFLDEVIKQFESLMEENENIIAKNEEMKSEIARLKQKTDKLDNIEDKLMSTVITAQRNATMYIERAEMQAQKIMDIANQNAKTVIESTQLRMEAAKQELKKYEKQITDYKKRFRMFLEDQMSYAETKLDDEALVGHQAAEISQSISNLTNQMADLDTSSVRESIHLNEILKQSKEDTVNDFRKSTADLQDIVNEIIDD from the coding sequence ATGAATATAACGCCGAAAGATATTCTGGAAAAAGAATTTGGAAAAAAATTCAATGGATACGATCCGGAACAGGTTGATGAATTCCTGGACGAGGTGATCAAACAGTTTGAATCCCTGATGGAGGAAAACGAGAACATTATCGCAAAGAACGAGGAAATGAAGTCTGAGATCGCGCGATTGAAGCAGAAAACGGATAAGCTGGATAATATCGAAGACAAGCTGATGTCTACCGTAATTACGGCGCAGCGCAACGCGACGATGTATATCGAACGTGCGGAGATGCAGGCGCAGAAGATAATGGATATTGCGAACCAGAATGCAAAAACAGTGATCGAAAGCACGCAGCTGAGGATGGAAGCGGCTAAACAGGAACTGAAAAAATACGAAAAGCAGATTACTGATTATAAAAAACGTTTCCGGATGTTTTTGGAAGACCAGATGTCCTATGCGGAAACAAAGCTGGACGACGAAGCCCTGGTGGGGCACCAGGCGGCGGAGATCAGCCAGTCGATCAGCAACCTCACAAACCAGATGGCGGACCTTGATACGTCGTCCGTGCGTGAGTCCATCCACTTAAACGAGATCTTAAAGCAGTCCAAGGAGGACACGGTGAACGATTTCCGCAAGAGCACGGCAGATTTGCAGGATATCGTAAACGAGATCATCGACGACTGA
- a CDS encoding cell division protein SepF: protein MGKMGDKLLSFIGLEPTDEEVDDRYYDEQDDLQDDMMGFPEDDFVPPVEEKKVKKRGETAKVVGIPDTSKVRVLIYKPVSYEDTQSIIDHLKEKKPIIVNLDELDTDVAQRILDFVSGAVYALNGNIRKAARNIFVVAPYNVDVSTNTAEAATDEFGFSYLERE, encoded by the coding sequence ATGGGAAAAATGGGCGATAAATTACTATCCTTCATAGGGCTTGAACCGACAGACGAGGAAGTAGACGACCGTTATTATGATGAACAGGATGATTTGCAAGACGATATGATGGGTTTTCCTGAAGACGACTTTGTACCGCCTGTTGAAGAAAAGAAAGTCAAAAAAAGAGGAGAGACAGCAAAAGTGGTTGGGATTCCTGATACGAGCAAAGTCAGGGTGTTGATCTATAAGCCGGTTTCGTATGAAGATACGCAGAGCATTATCGACCACCTGAAGGAGAAAAAACCGATTATCGTCAATTTGGACGAGTTGGATACGGATGTCGCGCAGCGCATCCTCGATTTTGTCAGCGGGGCGGTATATGCCCTAAACGGCAACATCAGGAAGGCTGCCCGGAATATCTTTGTGGTCGCGCCTTACAACGTAGACGTATCGACAAATACGGCGGAAGCGGCGACAGATGAATTCGGCTTCAGCTATCTGGAACGTGAATAA
- a CDS encoding YggS family pyridoxal phosphate-dependent enzyme, with protein sequence MDLAENIKNVQEKIADYAGRAGVPAEGIRLVAVSKTVDADVVRQAYGLGLDTFGENRVQEFLRKSEALPKDIKWNLIGQLQTNKVKYIIDNGVDLVHSLDRLPLAQELQKECVKKDAFIDALVQVNIAKEETKSGLYLEEVEDFFEQAGGFDRIRFRGFMTIAPYTDDRAYLRKIFAQAKALYDHWKPHFKGFDYLSMGMSGDYGEAILEGANMVRVGSAIFGERIYK encoded by the coding sequence ATGGATTTAGCGGAAAATATAAAAAACGTACAGGAAAAGATAGCGGATTATGCGGGCCGGGCGGGCGTACCGGCGGAAGGGATACGGCTGGTCGCGGTATCCAAAACGGTAGACGCGGACGTGGTAAGGCAGGCATACGGGCTGGGGCTTGATACCTTTGGCGAAAATCGCGTGCAGGAGTTCCTGCGGAAGAGCGAAGCGCTGCCAAAAGATATTAAATGGAATTTAATTGGACAGTTGCAAACAAACAAGGTTAAGTATATAATTGATAATGGAGTAGATTTAGTACACTCCTTGGACAGGCTCCCGCTCGCACAGGAGCTGCAAAAGGAATGCGTCAAAAAAGATGCTTTTATTGATGCATTAGTACAGGTAAACATCGCAAAGGAAGAAACCAAATCCGGGCTTTATTTAGAAGAGGTCGAAGACTTTTTTGAGCAGGCCGGGGGTTTTGACAGGATACGCTTCCGCGGTTTTATGACCATTGCTCCATACACGGACGACCGTGCTTACCTGCGAAAAATATTTGCGCAAGCAAAGGCGCTTTATGATCACTGGAAGCCGCATTTCAAAGGGTTTGATTATCTTTCCATGGGGATGTCGGGCGATTATGGCGAGGCGATCCTTGAAGGCGCAAACATGGTGCGTGTCGGTTCCGCAATATTTGGCGAAAGAATCTATAAATAA
- a CDS encoding HlyD family efflux transporter periplasmic adaptor subunit, with protein sequence MAVKRRPPARRARRINPKFYVFLGIVAAAVIAVVFFITNTNTALVEQGEIMFERALPVVVVRDEQVVSAQNYGKPNYLVQEGERVEADADVAEVYKGGYNDKVITELLEIQAKIEEYQENLISTDEQLLSYNSQIAQKAADMRQIVNGEMEGDVVTAEGELKSLMAQKQQYLRDTVTADATLNDFYSKETELQGRVNEWKEAVKAPEAGVVSFYFDGAETLLNADNISTITSADVDEILNGGADEGRNTSTDDAAEKPLFRLVNNYQWFLVTQSDTEIPEFAQGNVFSIAFDDYLDKPYSGTVVGTVKEEDGYIYALEITDDIGQLLNARRTDAKAFAKFEGMKVPEKAIQEQDGVTGVTVVAGNDKTFVPVNVRIIKDGSAIIEPAEANSILTVNQHVEV encoded by the coding sequence ATGGCGGTAAAAAGAAGACCTCCTGCAAGGCGCGCAAGGCGAATCAATCCAAAATTCTACGTGTTTCTGGGCATCGTCGCAGCTGCGGTGATCGCTGTTGTTTTTTTTATCACCAATACGAATACGGCGCTGGTGGAACAAGGGGAGATCATGTTTGAAAGGGCGCTTCCTGTCGTTGTGGTGCGTGATGAGCAGGTCGTTTCCGCGCAGAATTACGGAAAGCCCAATTACCTGGTGCAGGAAGGCGAGCGCGTGGAAGCGGATGCCGATGTGGCCGAGGTCTATAAGGGCGGCTATAACGACAAGGTGATCACCGAACTTTTGGAGATACAGGCAAAGATCGAGGAATACCAGGAGAACCTGATCAGCACTGACGAGCAGCTGCTTTCGTATAACAGCCAGATCGCACAAAAGGCTGCTGATATGCGACAGATCGTGAACGGTGAGATGGAAGGCGATGTGGTAACGGCGGAAGGCGAATTGAAATCGCTGATGGCGCAAAAGCAGCAGTACCTGCGCGATACGGTGACGGCCGATGCGACGCTCAATGATTTTTACAGCAAGGAAACGGAGCTGCAGGGACGCGTCAACGAATGGAAGGAAGCAGTCAAAGCACCGGAGGCCGGAGTGGTCAGCTTTTATTTTGACGGTGCGGAAACATTGCTCAATGCGGATAATATCTCAACGATCACATCCGCGGATGTCGATGAGATATTGAACGGCGGGGCGGATGAAGGCCGGAATACGTCAACGGACGACGCGGCGGAAAAACCGCTGTTCCGCCTGGTCAACAACTACCAGTGGTTTTTGGTGACGCAGTCGGATACCGAGATACCGGAATTTGCGCAGGGCAATGTATTCTCGATCGCCTTTGACGATTACCTCGACAAGCCCTATTCGGGCACGGTCGTGGGCACGGTCAAGGAAGAGGACGGTTACATTTATGCCCTGGAGATCACGGACGATATTGGCCAGCTGCTGAACGCGCGCAGGACGGACGCCAAGGCGTTTGCCAAATTTGAAGGTATGAAGGTGCCTGAAAAGGCCATACAGGAACAGGACGGGGTAACAGGGGTCACGGTCGTTGCGGGCAATGACAAGACCTTCGTCCCTGTAAACGTGAGAATTATCAAGGATGGAAGTGCGATTATAGAACCGGCAGAGGCAAACAGCATCCTGACCGTCAACCAGCACGTAGAGGTGTAG
- a CDS encoding ATP-binding protein: MSSFTELNDTIECIINGVEQEVQLDDEQEYRIRLVLNELVMNIFKYSDADSVNVYADYCDMQLKIRLEDNGSGFESKKVMERNVKNENLLMCESGRGVFLVKVMADSLSYSEIGNAVAVTLKLG, from the coding sequence TTGAGCAGTTTTACAGAGCTCAACGACACAATAGAATGTATTATAAACGGCGTAGAGCAGGAAGTACAGCTTGACGACGAGCAGGAATACCGGATCAGGCTCGTATTGAATGAGCTGGTCATGAATATTTTCAAATATTCCGACGCGGATAGTGTCAACGTATACGCGGACTATTGTGATATGCAGCTTAAGATCCGGCTGGAAGACAATGGCAGCGGGTTTGAAAGCAAAAAAGTCATGGAACGCAACGTGAAAAACGAGAACCTCCTGATGTGTGAAAGCGGCAGGGGTGTTTTTTTAGTAAAGGTGATGGCGGACAGCCTGAGCTACAGCGAGATCGGCAATGCAGTGGCGGTCACCTTAAAGCTGGGCTGA
- a CDS encoding sigma-70 family RNA polymerase sigma factor codes for MQVETRDCKVTDYAAMDSDRLFELYIETHDVDIRNILIERFLYIAEIAAKKFAGRGVDYEDLFQVASLALVKAIERFEPERGIKFSSYATPSLIGEIKNYFRDSSRVMRLPRRDTEQLKKIKLYVQEYMAQHGLKPSPKKIAEHLDLSVERVLEVLEMQQADNVLSLDSALADSENFSLGNVLGQDDASFEHIENHDFINYCMSLLNDTEKKIIEQRYLGNKTQKQVADMLNDSQMQVSRMERKILGKLAAVYKK; via the coding sequence TTGCAAGTAGAAACGAGGGACTGTAAAGTGACGGATTATGCGGCAATGGACAGCGATAGGCTGTTTGAATTGTATATTGAGACCCATGATGTTGACATCAGGAATATCTTGATCGAGCGTTTTTTGTATATCGCCGAGATCGCAGCAAAGAAATTTGCGGGCCGGGGCGTCGACTACGAAGACCTGTTCCAGGTGGCGAGCCTTGCGCTTGTAAAAGCGATCGAACGGTTCGAGCCGGAACGGGGGATCAAGTTTTCGAGCTATGCCACGCCTTCGCTGATCGGTGAGATCAAGAATTATTTCCGCGATTCTTCACGCGTCATGCGTTTGCCGCGGCGGGATACGGAGCAGCTCAAAAAGATCAAGCTTTATGTACAGGAATATATGGCGCAGCATGGACTGAAGCCGTCGCCTAAAAAGATCGCCGAACACCTGGATCTTTCGGTGGAGCGCGTGCTGGAAGTCTTGGAAATGCAGCAGGCAGATAATGTGCTTTCCCTGGACAGCGCGCTCGCGGACAGCGAGAATTTTTCGCTGGGGAATGTATTGGGACAGGATGACGCAAGCTTTGAACATATCGAAAACCACGATTTTATCAATTATTGTATGAGCCTCTTAAATGATACGGAGAAAAAGATCATTGAACAGAGGTATCTAGGCAACAAGACCCAAAAGCAGGTGGCGGATATGTTGAATGATTCACAGATGCAGGTCTCGCGTATGGAGCGTAAGATTCTGGGTAAGCTGGCTGCGGTATATAAGAAATAG
- a CDS encoding ATP-binding protein has protein sequence MAEIIEMRFPAKREYIKAIRLAVSGIACNIEYTVDEIEDLKTCVAESCILFLCGQTCEGIEIGIECTDSISIRVKGLEISPVCEECEDCTGFNEEISRLMIQSLGEEARFVERDGMLHEIAFKKSPAV, from the coding sequence ATGGCTGAGATCATTGAAATGCGGTTTCCCGCAAAACGGGAATACATCAAGGCAATCCGGCTTGCGGTTTCCGGTATTGCGTGCAATATCGAATATACCGTTGACGAAATTGAAGATTTAAAAACATGTGTTGCGGAATCGTGCATCCTGTTTTTGTGCGGACAGACCTGCGAGGGGATCGAGATCGGGATCGAGTGTACTGACAGCATCAGCATCAGGGTGAAGGGCCTCGAAATCAGTCCGGTATGTGAAGAGTGCGAGGATTGTACAGGCTTCAACGAAGAGATCAGCAGGCTGATGATCCAGTCCCTCGGTGAGGAAGCCCGGTTTGTGGAGCGGGATGGCATGCTTCATGAGATCGCCTTCAAAAAGTCTCCGGCGGTGTGA
- a CDS encoding STAS domain-containing protein yields the protein MEIQVRYDDQAREIKVGLDGDLDLNSVNDFKMRMDESIEEYKSGVSIDCSALRYIDSTGLGVLVSILKKVKEYGGTMKILQLKPYLFKIFDVTGLTKVFEIEVA from the coding sequence TTGGAGATTCAGGTAAGATATGATGACCAGGCAAGGGAGATCAAGGTAGGGCTTGACGGCGATCTTGATCTTAACAGCGTCAATGATTTCAAAATGCGCATGGACGAAAGCATCGAGGAGTACAAGTCGGGCGTAAGCATCGACTGTTCGGCGCTGCGGTATATCGATTCCACAGGGCTTGGCGTTTTGGTGAGTATTTTGAAGAAGGTGAAGGAATACGGCGGGACAATGAAGATATTGCAGCTTAAGCCATATTTATTCAAGATATTTGATGTAACGGGACTGACTAAAGTATTTGAGATAGAGGTGGCTTAA
- the gdhA gene encoding NADP-specific glutamate dehydrogenase: protein MSYVERVLDSVKKKDAGQAEFIQAVSEVLPALEPVLAKHPEYEKASLLERLVEPERVIMFRVPWVDDKGNVHVNRGMRVEYNSALGPYKGGLRLHPSVNLGIIKFLGFEQVLKNSLTGTPIGGGKGGSDFDPKGKSDNEIMSFCQSFMSELYRHIGADTDVPAGDIGVGAREIGFMFGMYKKLKNRYEGVLTGKGLEYGGSLARKEATGYGLIYFMKEAIEAKGKSFKDATVVISGSGNVAIYATEKAQQYGAKVVALSDSNGYVYDPDGIKLDIVKEIKEVKRGRIKEYADAVKGATYTEGCKNIWTVKCDIALPCATQNELDEQSAKTLVENGVYAVGEGANMPTTIEGTNVFQDAGVLFAPGKAANAGGVATSALEMTQNSMRLPWTFEEVDEKLHQIMINIYKSCYAAAKEYGYEDNLVVGANIAGFEKVAKAMMAQGVV from the coding sequence ATGTCGTACGTTGAAAGAGTTTTAGACAGCGTGAAAAAGAAAGACGCGGGCCAGGCGGAGTTCATCCAGGCGGTCAGCGAAGTACTTCCGGCGCTTGAACCAGTGCTGGCAAAGCATCCTGAATATGAGAAGGCGAGCCTTTTGGAGCGTTTGGTGGAACCGGAACGCGTCATCATGTTCCGTGTGCCGTGGGTGGACGATAAGGGCAATGTGCACGTGAACCGCGGGATGCGTGTGGAATACAACAGCGCGCTCGGGCCGTATAAAGGCGGGCTGCGCCTCCATCCTTCCGTAAATCTTGGGATCATTAAATTCCTGGGCTTTGAGCAAGTACTCAAAAACAGCCTCACGGGAACACCGATCGGCGGCGGCAAAGGCGGCAGCGATTTTGACCCCAAAGGAAAGAGCGACAATGAGATCATGAGCTTCTGCCAGTCGTTCATGTCGGAGCTTTACCGCCATATCGGCGCGGATACGGACGTTCCGGCCGGGGACATCGGCGTGGGCGCACGAGAGATCGGTTTCATGTTCGGTATGTACAAAAAGCTCAAAAACCGCTACGAGGGCGTGCTCACGGGCAAAGGACTCGAATACGGCGGCAGCCTCGCTCGCAAGGAAGCGACAGGTTACGGCCTTATTTACTTTATGAAGGAAGCGATCGAAGCAAAGGGCAAATCCTTCAAGGATGCGACGGTCGTCATTTCCGGTTCAGGCAACGTTGCGATCTATGCGACGGAAAAAGCACAGCAGTATGGCGCAAAGGTCGTTGCGCTCTCCGATTCCAACGGTTATGTTTATGACCCGGACGGTATCAAGCTGGATATCGTAAAAGAGATCAAGGAAGTCAAACGCGGCAGGATCAAAGAATATGCAGATGCAGTCAAGGGCGCGACCTATACGGAAGGATGCAAAAACATCTGGACGGTAAAATGTGATATCGCCCTGCCGTGCGCAACGCAGAACGAGCTTGACGAGCAGAGCGCAAAGACGCTCGTCGAAAACGGCGTATATGCGGTGGGGGAAGGCGCGAACATGCCCACGACGATCGAGGGGACGAATGTGTTCCAGGATGCCGGCGTGCTCTTTGCGCCCGGTAAAGCGGCGAATGCCGGCGGCGTAGCGACGTCTGCGCTTGAAATGACCCAAAACAGCATGCGCCTTCCGTGGACGTTCGAGGAAGTGGACGAAAAGCTGCACCAGATCATGATCAACATTTACAAGAGCTGCTATGCCGCGGCAAAGGAATACGGTTACGAGGATAACCTCGTGGTCGGCGCAAATATCGCGGGGTTTGAGAAAGTGGCCAAGGCAATGATGGCGCAAGGCGTTGTCTGA